In candidate division WOR-3 bacterium, the genomic stretch CCCAGGGGGTCACCCCCTGAATTACTCCCCGAATCCTCTCCCGTACCGTATCTAAGATTGGTTTCTGAATTGGATAAACAACCATAAGTTATTTTATTTCAAATATTTATATTATAATCCTCCTCATCTTCCGTCTCCTCAGCGTAATCACCTTGGGGTTATTTACAGCTAAGATTTGTCGGCGCTATTCGTAAGGTTTGTTCGCTTGATTTATTTTTCCCTTTACATCCGTTTTAAGACAATGCTTTTCTGGCTTATTCTTCCACAGGCTGGTAATATAAAGCCCTGACAGCCAATGTCAGTAAAAATAAATGTTTACAGACCAATAGTTGCTGGTATAATATTTTGATGGCTATTGGTTTTCATCACACCACCATCATCGGCGTGCGCCGGGATGATAAGGTGGCGATGGCTTCAGATGGTCAGGTCACCTTGGGTGAGACCATTCTCAAGCACTCGGCGCGCAAGATAAGAAAACTGCACAATGGCAGGGTTCTTGTCGGCTTTGCCGGTGCTACCGCTGATGCCTTTACCCTGTTTGAGAGGTTTGAGGCAAAACTTGAGGAGTTCTCTGGGAACCTGCCCAGGGCGGTTGTTGAACTTGCCAAGGACTGGCGCACCGATAGGGTCCTGCGCCGGCTTGAGGCGCTTTTGGGGATTATGGACCGGCAGTATTCCTATGTTGTTTCCGGTTCTGGTGATGTGATTGAGCCTGATGATGGGATTGTTGCTATAGGCTCGGGTGGTCCTTATGCCTTAATCGCTGCCAGGTTGCTTTTGAAGCACACCTCGCTTTCTGCAGAAGAGATTGCGCGCGAGGCGATTCAGCAGGCGGCAGCGGTCTGCGTGTATACCAATAAAGAGATTTTTATTGAGACGATTTAGTCTTTGAGAATGTCAGCCATTGAGTAAAAGCCTGGAGGCTGAGAAACAACCCAGCGGATTGCCCTGATAACACCAGAGGCAAATGCGGCTCTCGTTTCTGCTCTGTGAACAAGCTCCAGCCTCTCCCCAGGTCCACCAAAAATCAGCCGGTGCTCGCCAACAACATCACCGGTGCGGATTGAGAAAATTTCTATCCCCCTCTCCCCTATCCTCTCCTTAATCCTTTCAACGAGCATCTTTGCCGTTCCTGAGGGTGCATCCCTTTTTCTCTTATGATGGGTCTCAATCAGATGGATATCATAATCCGGACCGAGGAGTTGCGCTGTCTCCTGGGAAATTTTTGTTAGAACCGCCACGCCCAAGGAGAAGTTCGGGGCATATACCACCGGAATCCTTTTGCCGGCATTCTTAAGTTCCTTTAGTTCTTTATCACTCAAGCCGGTGACACCGGTGATAAAGGGCTTATTTTTATCAGCGCAGAGAAGGAGATTTTTGCCAACCGCCTCAGGAACAGAAAAGTCAACCACCACATCGGTCATCTCAATCAAATCCTTCAGTTCGGAAACAACCGCACCAGAACCTGCTGGTTTTCCTATCAATGGATGGGATGGGGCTTCAACACCACCGACAAGTTCAATATCATTCTCAAGGCTTATGAGCCGGGCAATCTCGCCCCCCATTCTGCCACCAAACCCGACAACGACAACCTTAACCATCTACTCCTTTAAGTTGAGCCCGTAGTTTTTCAGCGCCTGGCGCAGGAGGGGCTCATTCTGCGGACTTAAAGGGCAAAGGGGCAGCCTTGGCTCACCTGCCGGCATTCCCAAGAGAGCCATTGCCGCCTTGACCGGAATCGGATTGGTCTCCACAAAAAGCGCCTTGATTAATGGAAACAGTTTTAGATGGCGCATCCTTGCCTGTTCAACCCTGCCGGCAAGGAAGTCGTCAACCAGCCCCTGCACATCTACAGGCACGATATTGGAGGCAACCGAAATGACACCCTTGCCACCAACCGCAAGGATGGGCAGTGTTAATGAGTCGTCACCTGAAAGCACGGTAACCCGCTCAGCACATCTCTGGATGATCTCGCTGGACTGGTCAAGGCTGCCTGACGCCTCCTTTACCGCAACAACATTCGGGCAGTCTTTAATTAGCCGCTCGATTGTTGCGGGCAGGATATTGACCACACTCCTGGGCGGGATGTTATAGACAATCAAGGGCAGAGCGGTTGCCTCGGCACAGGCACGAAAATGGCGGTATAGCCCCTCTTGAGTTGGTTTATTGTAATACGGGGCAACAACCAGGACCGCATCCACACCCAACGCCTCTGCCCGCTTAATCTGCTTTATTGACTTGTGGGTTGAGTTTGTGCCGGCACCAGCGATTACCTTAACCTTGCCCTTTGCCTCACTAACTGCGGTTTCAATCACCATCTCAGTCTCCGCATCGGTCAGATTGGGTGCCTCACCGGTTGAGCCGCAAACCAATACCCCTTTGACACCCGCTCTTAACTGAAACCTGATGTTTTCCCTTAAGCCCTCAATATCAACCCCTCCATTCTTAAACGGTGTGATTAATGCGGTGATACAGCCTGAAAACATCCTGCCTCCTTACAATGGCGGGATTAAACCCTTATCATTCTCCTCTGCCCCAATGCCCAAAATCCGGTCAACATCTGCCCCGGTCAAGACCTCCTTTTCCAGAAGCGCCTTTGCCAGTGCATCCAGTTTCTCTTTGTTTTCGCTTATCAGCCGGTGCGCCCTTTCCAGCTGGCTGTCAACAAACCGCTTGATTTCGGAGTCGATGAGCCTGGCGGTCTCCTCAGAAAATGTCCGGTGCAGACCAAGTTCCCTGCCTAAGAAAATCTCCTCTCCACCCTTGCCAAATGTGAGTGGTCCAACCTTTTCGCTCATCCCCCATTCTGTAACCATCCTGCGGGCAAGGGTTGTTGCCCGGTCAATGTCATCCCTGGCACCGGTAGAGGTGTCGCCAAAGACAATCTGCTCTGCTGCCCTGCCACCCAGCATCACCGTGAGTTGATTCAAGCAGTATTCCCGGGAGTAGATACGCTTGTCATCAAGAGGCAGTTGCTGGGTGACACCCAAGGCCCTGCCCCGCGGGATAATCGTTACCTTGTGAATCGGGTCGGTTCCCGGAATCAGCCTTGATACCAAGGCATGACCCGCCTCGTGATAGGCAATCCAGCGCTTCTCCTCGTCCTTGATCAAAAGGGAGCGGCGCTCAACACCCATAAGAACCTTGTCCTTGGCATCCTCAAAGTCCTGCATCGTTACCGCTGTGCGCGCCCTTCTCGCTGCCAAAAGTGCCGCCTCATTCACCATATTTGCCAGATCGGCACCGGAAAAGCCTGGGGTGCTGCGTGCCAAAACCTTGACATCAACATTGGGGTCAACCGTTATCTTGCGGATATGGACCCGCAGAATCCCCTCCCTGCCCAAGACATCAGGCAGGTCAACCACAATCTGGCGGTCAAACCTGCCCGGTCTTAAAAGTGCCG encodes the following:
- the hslV gene encoding ATP-dependent protease subunit HslV — encoded protein: MAIGFHHTTIIGVRRDDKVAMASDGQVTLGETILKHSARKIRKLHNGRVLVGFAGATADAFTLFERFEAKLEEFSGNLPRAVVELAKDWRTDRVLRRLEALLGIMDRQYSYVVSGSGDVIEPDDGIVAIGSGGPYALIAARLLLKHTSLSAEEIAREAIQQAAAVCVYTNKEIFIETI
- the dapB gene encoding 4-hydroxy-tetrahydrodipicolinate reductase, with product MVKVVVVGFGGRMGGEIARLISLENDIELVGGVEAPSHPLIGKPAGSGAVVSELKDLIEMTDVVVDFSVPEAVGKNLLLCADKNKPFITGVTGLSDKELKELKNAGKRIPVVYAPNFSLGVAVLTKISQETAQLLGPDYDIHLIETHHKRKRDAPSGTAKMLVERIKERIGERGIEIFSIRTGDVVGEHRLIFGGPGERLELVHRAETRAAFASGVIRAIRWVVSQPPGFYSMADILKD
- the dapA gene encoding 4-hydroxy-tetrahydrodipicolinate synthase; its protein translation is MFSGCITALITPFKNGGVDIEGLRENIRFQLRAGVKGVLVCGSTGEAPNLTDAETEMVIETAVSEAKGKVKVIAGAGTNSTHKSIKQIKRAEALGVDAVLVVAPYYNKPTQEGLYRHFRACAEATALPLIVYNIPPRSVVNILPATIERLIKDCPNVVAVKEASGSLDQSSEIIQRCAERVTVLSGDDSLTLPILAVGGKGVISVASNIVPVDVQGLVDDFLAGRVEQARMRHLKLFPLIKALFVETNPIPVKAAMALLGMPAGEPRLPLCPLSPQNEPLLRQALKNYGLNLKE
- a CDS encoding cell division protein FtsH; translation: ALLRPGRFDRQIVVDLPDVLGREGILRVHIRKITVDPNVDVKVLARSTPGFSGADLANMVNEAALLAARRARTAVTMQDFEDAKDKVLMGVERRSLLIKDEEKRWIAYHEAGHALVSRLIPGTDPIHKVTIIPRGRALGVTQQLPLDDKRIYSREYCLNQLTVMLGGRAAEQIVFGDTSTGARDDIDRATTLARRMVTEWGMSEKVGPLTFGKGGEEIFLGRELGLHRTFSEETARLIDSEIKRFVDSQLERAHRLISENKEKLDALAKALLEKEVLTGADVDRILGIGAEENDKGLIPPL